TTCCGTCCGTAGCCAATCTCCGCGCCGCCCGTCAGCAAATGATCTACGCCCGTTGTGAAGGTTGCTTCGGCGGCGAGAAACAGACACAGCCGTCCAGCTTCTTCCGGCGTGCCCATACGGCCCAACCATTGCACGGCTTCGCCTTCGGCGATGGTTTGCGCTGGGTCGGGCGAAGCGTCTGCGCCTTCCTTCCAGAGCGGCGTCCAGATGTTGCCGGGCGAAACCGAATTGACGCGCACACCGTGGCAGGCTTCGTCAATCGCCAGGGCTTTGGTGAAGGCGACGACCGCGCCTTTGCTCGCCACGTAAGTCGTCGCGTGCGGTTGCGCCATTGTGCCGACCAAGCTGGCAATATTGATGATGCAACCTTTGGTTTTGCGCAAATGCGGCAGCGCGAATTTGCTGGCCGCAAAAACGCTGACGACATTTACTTCCAACACAGAGCGCAGATCATCCAGCGAGAACTCATCAATCGTGTGATAAGGCGGATGCCAGCCCGCGTTGTTGATGAGGCAATCCAGCCGCCCGTACTTCTCAACGGCAATATCAATCAGACGTTGAATGTCGCCGCTTTGGGTGACATCGGTTTTGACGAAAAGGCCATTGATCTCGGCGGCGATGGCCTGCCCTTCGGCTTCCTTGCGGTCGGCGACGATGACGTGCGCGCCGGCTTGGGCGAAGACCCGCGCGCAGCCTGCGCCGATGCCCTGGGCCGCGCCGGTGATGATGGTGACTTTGTCTTGATAGCGCATGATTTCCTCTCTGGGTACGCAGCGCTTCCAGCGTGCGTGCTTGGCAGGAGACGCACTGGTTTCCCAGTAGGTTTGCCAATCAACCCCGCACGCTGGAAGCGGTGCGTACCCAGGGTTGTCACCGAACAAGCAGCGGCAACCCCGCTTGTCGCAATTGCTCGTTGAGCTTGTTGAGTTCGTCGCCTTTGAGCGTTTGCCAGCGCGCCAATTGGTCATCCAGCGATTTTTGCAAGGCCTGCGCGGCAGCTTTGGCCTGTGTGGTGGGTTGCGCGTCAACTTCACCAACCAGATTCATGATGTTCAGGAACTCGCCCGCCAAACGCGCGATGCCCGCACCGCCGCCACCGCCACCGCCGCCACGAAAGCTACCAGCAGCGCCTTCGAGGCCGGTCAACTTTTGTTCAAACGCGGTGAGCGCGTCGGCCATTGCGCCTTGTCCCGCGCGTGTTTTCAACGCTGGCAGTTGGGCTTTGAGCTTGCCGATCTCGGCTTGCGTGGCGCGCACACGGTTGATGCCTTGATAACATTGCATCGTCAATTCGCTTTGTTGCGCCAGCGCGGCGGGCGTAGCGGTTACGCGCGGATCGAGTTTCAGTGTGAGCGGTTGCGTGAACGATTTGCCATCCACCGTCAGCCGCACCGTGTAATCGCCCGGTTGCGCCAGCGGCCCTTCGGGTGTGGGCGGTGTGTCGCGGTAAATCGCGGTCATCGGGTAAGCGCGCGGCTGGCCTGTGGGCGGCGTATAACGCAGATTCCACACCCAGCGTTGCATGCCCGCTTGGTTGAGCAAAATGCGCGGCGGACGGAACCAGTATTCGGGGTAAGCTTGCGTCTTTGGGTCAACGACGTCGGGCTGGTCGGCGCTGGCATAACGGCGGACGAGTTGGCCGGAACGATCCAGAATTTCCAGCGCGACCTCTTTCGCGTCGGCCTTCAGCCAGTAATTGATGATCGCGCCGTCGGGCGGATTCTGGCCCATCGGTTCTTCGGGCGGGATGGGCGTGTCGGTGTTCTGGCTGCGGCGCACGCGAATCGCCGTTTGCGGTTTGTAAAGGAAAGCGTCAGCCTGCGCGACTTGATCGTTGAGCTGCCGCAGCGGCGTGACGTCATCCAAAATCCAGAACGAGCGCCCGTGCGTGCCGACGACCACATCATCATCCTTGATGACCAGATCGCGGATCGAACTCGCGGGCAGGTTCAGCCGCAAGGATTGCCAATGTTCGCCGTCATCCACCGAAAAATAAACCGTCTGCTCTGTGCCTGCATACAACAAGCCTTTGCGTTGCGGGTCTTCACGCACGACGTTGACGGTGGTGCCGTCAGGGATGCCGTTGGTGATGTGTTTCCACGTTTTGCCGCCGTCGTGTGTGCGGTAAATGTGCGGACGCAGATCATCAATTCGCAGCGTGTTAATCGCGGCATAGACGGTGTCATCGTCGAAATGCGAGGCATCCATCAGCGAGACCTTCATCCACGACTTCAATTCGGGCGGGGTGATGTTCGCCCAATTCTTTCCGCCGTCGCGCGTCAGATGAATCAAGCCGTCATCGGTGCCCACCCAAATCGTGTTGAGCGTTTTGTGCGAGGGCGCGATGGTGTAAATCACGCCGCGCCGCGGCATACCTCCTGGGCCAGAGGCCATTTCGGGCGTGCGGTATTTGCCGATGACTTCGGGCACGTCGTATTTCTCGCGCGACAGGTCGGGGCTGATGACTTCCCAGCTTTGGCCGCCATTGAGCGTTTTGAAGAGCACGTTGCCCGCGTAATACAGCGTCTTGTTGTCCATGGGCGAAAAGATGACGGGCGCGGTGCGCAGGAAACGATACTGGCCGCCGCCGCCGCGTCCACCGGCCTGGGGCGAAATGTTTTGCACCTGGCCAGTGTTCCAATCGTAGCGCGTGATTTTGCCGCCGTAGATGATCTCCGGATTCAGCGGATCAGGCGCGACATAGCCGTATTCTTCCACACCTACGGTGCGCCAATCGCGCCAGGTGATCGCGCCGTAATCGCCCCGGCTCGCCACGCCGATGGAACCGCTTTCCTGCTGCCCGCTGTAGACCCAATAGGGCCAGCGATTGTCGGTGATGACGTGATACATCTGCGCCGTCGGCTGGTTGTACCAACTGCTCCAGGTCGCGCCGCCGTTGACCGTGATCGTCGCACCTTGGTCTGCGGCCAAGATCATCACATCAGGCTGTTCGGGATTGATCCAAATGCGGTGGTAATCATCGCCGCCCGGCGCGCCCTTGAAGCCCGTCCAACTCTTGCCGCCATCGGTGGATTTGTACGTCGCCGTGTTAGCGACAAACACAACTTCAGGATTTTTGGGATGCACGCGAATCTCAGCAAAATCGCTGCCGCGCCCCCAGGTGCGTTGGTCGTTGCCGAGCTTGCGCCACGATTCGCCCGCGTCATCGCTGCGATAGATGCCGCCGTTTTGCTGATTCGCGTCCACCGTCGCGTAAAGGATATTCGAATTGCTGTTGGCAATGCCGAAGCCGATGCGGCCTAAGCCCTGCTCGAACGTCGGCAAGCCTTTGGTCAACGGCTTCCACGTCGCGCCGCCATCGGTGGATTTGTACAGCCCGCTGCCCGGCCCTTGCCACTGACCGTTTTCCCAGGGGCCGTGACGCACTTCGTAAAGGTCGGCGTAGAGCGTGTTGGTGTTGGTCGGATCGAACTCGATTTGAATTGCGCCGGTGTTCTCATCTTTGAAAAGCACTTGCTGCCAGGTCGCCCCGCCGTCGAGCGAACGATAGACGCCGCGCTCTTTGTTCGGGCCAAAGGGATGGCCGCACACGGCCACGAAGACGCGATTCGGGTCTTTGGGGTCAACGATCAAGCGGCCAATCTGCTGCCCATCGCGCAGCCCCACGTTTTTCCACGTCTTGCCGCCATCGGTGGATTTGTAGACGCCATCGCCGACGGACAAGTCTGGCCGTAGCGGCAAGCCTTCGCCACTGCCCGCATAAAGCACATTTGGTTGCGACTCGCACACGGCTACGTCGCCAATGGAACCGGTCGGCTGGTCATCAAACAGCGGCTGCCACGTCCGCCCGGCATCGGTCGTTTTCCAGACGCCCCCGTTGTTGACGCCCATGAAAAAGG
This portion of the Acidobacteriota bacterium genome encodes:
- a CDS encoding SDR family oxidoreductase, whose translation is MRYQDKVTIITGAAQGIGAGCARVFAQAGAHVIVADRKEAEGQAIAAEINGLFVKTDVTQSGDIQRLIDIAVEKYGRLDCLINNAGWHPPYHTIDEFSLDDLRSVLEVNVVSVFAASKFALPHLRKTKGCIINIASLVGTMAQPHATTYVASKGAVVAFTKALAIDEACHGVRVNSVSPGNIWTPLWKEGADASPDPAQTIAEGEAVQWLGRMGTPEEAGRLCLFLAAEATFTTGVDHLLTGGAEIGYGRKPF
- a CDS encoding glycoside hydrolase; translation: MKPIRTLLALLCLAFLLVTAPAPSRAQQFAANLYQGLRWRCIGPFRAGRTVGAVGIPSQPNTFFMGVNNGGVWKTTDAGRTWQPLFDDQPTGSIGDVAVCESQPNVLYAGSGEGLPLRPDLSVGDGVYKSTDGGKTWKNVGLRDGQQIGRLIVDPKDPNRVFVAVCGHPFGPNKERGVYRSLDGGATWQQVLFKDENTGAIQIEFDPTNTNTLYADLYEVRHGPWENGQWQGPGSGLYKSTDGGATWKPLTKGLPTFEQGLGRIGFGIANSNSNILYATVDANQQNGGIYRSDDAGESWRKLGNDQRTWGRGSDFAEIRVHPKNPEVVFVANTATYKSTDGGKSWTGFKGAPGGDDYHRIWINPEQPDVMILAADQGATITVNGGATWSSWYNQPTAQMYHVITDNRWPYWVYSGQQESGSIGVASRGDYGAITWRDWRTVGVEEYGYVAPDPLNPEIIYGGKITRYDWNTGQVQNISPQAGGRGGGGQYRFLRTAPVIFSPMDNKTLYYAGNVLFKTLNGGQSWEVISPDLSREKYDVPEVIGKYRTPEMASGPGGMPRRGVIYTIAPSHKTLNTIWVGTDDGLIHLTRDGGKNWANITPPELKSWMKVSLMDASHFDDDTVYAAINTLRIDDLRPHIYRTHDGGKTWKHITNGIPDGTTVNVVREDPQRKGLLYAGTEQTVYFSVDDGEHWQSLRLNLPASSIRDLVIKDDDVVVGTHGRSFWILDDVTPLRQLNDQVAQADAFLYKPQTAIRVRRSQNTDTPIPPEEPMGQNPPDGAIINYWLKADAKEVALEILDRSGQLVRRYASADQPDVVDPKTQAYPEYWFRPPRILLNQAGMQRWVWNLRYTPPTGQPRAYPMTAIYRDTPPTPEGPLAQPGDYTVRLTVDGKSFTQPLTLKLDPRVTATPAALAQQSELTMQCYQGINRVRATQAEIGKLKAQLPALKTRAGQGAMADALTAFEQKLTGLEGAAGSFRGGGGGGGGAGIARLAGEFLNIMNLVGEVDAQPTTQAKAAAQALQKSLDDQLARWQTLKGDELNKLNEQLRQAGLPLLVR